GCGTGCGACCCGTTCTTCAGCAAACGCCCAGCTGGCCGAGGCCGCGGCATGGGCCTGGCCGCTGCCCTCCGCCTCGTCGAAACCGGCGGCGGGACGCTGTCGCTCGACAGCCGCCAGGGCGAAGGCACTCGCGCCGTCTTCACGCTTCCGGTCGCCATGCCCGCCCAACGTCGCAAGTCGGCGTGATCGAACGCGGCGCTGCGAAGAACAGGCTACGACTCCGCGACAAGCACACAGTTAGCCGCCCGCGTCAGCGGGTGCTTGCGTTCGATCAGACGCGCCCGCTGACGCGGGCGGCTACGTATTCGCTCTGGAAGTCTGGCAACAGAACCGTGTCCCGCGTCACACCAGTTCCGCGACGAGTCCGTCGCTCATGGTGGTCGGGGACGCCAGCTGGTCGAACCGGCTGGTCGCGTCGCGATAGAGGACCGCGACGAGCGTGTCGTCCTCCGGCGGGCCGTTGCGGTAGAGGGCGACGCGGTGGAGCATCGCGTGGGGCCAGCGGTCGACCTCTTGCTCTTCCCGGACCGCGGATGCCGCAATCTCGCTCACACCGTCCATGCGGAGCATGTCACCGTCGATGTTCCGAGCCTCGGCCGCGCCGTCGGTGTAGAGCACCAAGGCGTCGCCGTCATCGAAGGCGTGGCTTTCCAGCGGCGCCTCGTAGGCGTCAGGCGGCAGAACGCCCAGCATCATCGCACGGCTGCCGACACGCGACGTCTCGCGATCGTCGGCGTGGCAGAGGAAAGCGTCCGGATGACCGGCTCCGCACACCTGCAGCGGCTTGTCAAGCGACAGGTCGACCCGCACCGCAAACCCGGTCACAAAAGCGCGGTGTCGGGCCAACGTGAGGAAGGCGTAGCGGTTCAGAAGCCGCATCAGACGATCAGGAGGGACATCGGGTTGCTCGGCGAAGATGCGTTCGAGCTCGCCGACGAGCCGATTGACCGTGAGCGCCGCCGCAATCCCGTGGCCGGCGACATCGAGGACGACGACGCTGACGGGCTCGTCCGGGTTGGTCGGATTGGGCTTCCGCGGATGGACGAAGACCAGGTCGCCGCCGATCTCACGAGCCGGCTCGTACGCGTAGCCGAATCGGATCTGGCCGAGCGTTCGCGGCTTCGGCAGGACGCTGTCGTGCACGCGTCGCGCTCCGGAGAGTTCCTGCTCCATCTGGCGGTACTGCTCGCTGACGAACCGGAGGCGGTACTTCTCGCGAAACGCACTGTGCCGCCACCAGCACCAGCCGATGCCGGGCAAAATCGTCAGCGGATAGAAGACGATGGCCCCGAGCAGGTAACCGAGGCCGCCCCAGCCGAGGATCAGGTCGACCACGACGATCGCAAACGCACCCGCCAAAAGGACCCGCCCCGGCCGCCACGCTTCTCGCGGCGTCCACGGCAGAAAGAGGCACGCCAGCAAGTGCGTGATGAGCAGGCTTCCGCTGACGATGACGATCGACAGGATCGACCTCAACACCCGCGACGCCGTCGTGCCCTGAGGCACCAGCGGCGCTGGTGCGCTGGCGACCGCGTCTTCAGCGGCTGTCGCGCCGGGCGGATCAGGAACGGACGCGACGGGTTCGGCCGGCTCGGCCTCCGTCGTGGCTGGATCACCGCCTGCCGGTGCGTCGGTTGCCGTCGCAGGCTGGGTGGTGGGCGAATCGTCGTCGTCGGCAGTTCGGCGAACGCTGCCACCGATCGAGGCACCCTGCTCGAAGCCAGCCTGGAACGACGCCGATCCGCCCGGATTGCGGACCGTCAACTCCCCAACGGCCCGGCCCGTCACGAGGCTCAACAGACCGCTGCCAACGATGAGCCAGAACGCGATGTGGTACACGAGTCGCTCTGCCCGAACTCGCCTGCGGACGTACCAGAATGCGATCGCAAAGGCCGTGAACGACACGACGAAGTTAATCAGGTTCAGCACTTCTGCGAGGCGTCCGAGCCCTTCGCTCATCAACAGACTGATGACGGACAATGGCGAATAGAGGATCGAAACGCCCAGAATCGTGCCAGTGTACCAGAGGAATCGGCGACGCAGCAGTGTCGCGCGCTCCGTCTCCAGCCCGTGCTCGTACCGCGTCGTGACCAGCGACGACTCGTACGCCAGCGTCGGGCTCTGACGCGAGGCGTCGCCGTTGGCGCGGTGGTTGGTCGCAGGTGCGCGAGAGCGGGCCATGTCCGTTGGTGTCCCTGAAACCGCCCAGGGCCGGTCGATGCACCATAGCAGTTCGCTGCCGCTGCTGGGTCGCATGGAGCAGCAGCTTTTGTCCGGCGAGAACGAACTGAAAACGAGTCAAGCCGCCTTGGCGGGCTCGTCGTGCCTGCTGACCTCTTCGGCCGCATCGAAGACGGCATCAATCTCGTCGCCCAGCACCTTCGCGTCGGCCTCTTCGGGCAGCAGGTCCAACGCAGACGACGCCGCTGCCGATAGACGCGGATCGTCCGTCGCAAGGCCGTCGGCCATCAGCCGCATGATCGCCACGCGGATCAGCGCAAGTTCGTGCGACGCGACGCCCAACACGCCGTCACCCGCTGACGCCTCGGCCGCGGAGATCGTCTTGCGCAGGTCCGACAGCCCGGCGTCGATCCGCTGATCGCGACGATCGTCCGACGCATCATCGGCCTCGTGGATCCGGGCGGTCAGGTCGGCGGCGTTGTCGGGGTCGGCCCGGTCTTCGCGGGCGAGGTTGCGGAAAAACACCCGACGACGGCCGCCGAACTCCTTGGCCACGACGTAGGCCGACATCTGATCCGCATCGAACCCGCCGCCCGTGCGATGCTTGCCAAGCGCCACGTGCAACGCCGACTGTGCCTCGGCCAACAGCTGCACGTGATCCGCTGCGGGCAGTCGCTCGGCAGACGGCTTGTTGTCGGCGTCGGCGTCGTCCTCGACCGGCTCGAGCGCCGGAATGTCCACCGGCCCGACCAGCTCCGCCGCCTCCGCAAGAGCCTCGTAACACCGGGCGACACGCTCCATCGTCGGCTCGTCCCGCTGACGCGACTGCTGGGCGTTGCACATCCACAGGTAGCAGTCGGGCAGCTCACGACCCGCCGCCAGGACCACGTCGTCGACCGGCCGGACGCCCTCGCGTGCCACCGCCTCACGAACGACCTGCCACCGCGCCGCCAGCGCCTTCAAGCGACACCGCTTGGCCACGAGTTCTGCGTCGAAAAACTCGTTGAACGACCGCGCACTCCGGACCGGCTCTCGAACCTCCGGTGCTTCTCGCGGCGGCGGCTCGGACAGCGATCGTGCACCGTCCAGACCCAACACCCGCGACAGCGACGCGGCAAACTCGGCGTCGTGCTTGACGCGCTGCCGAATCGCAGCCGTCACGCCAGACAACACCCGCTGCATGTCACGCGACTCCTCCTGCATGGCTCAAGGGTATGCGATCGTCAAATCCGTCATCCTGAGCGAGTGCAGCGAGTCGAAGGACCTCGCCCGGGCCGGCAAAGGAAGCGCTGCGAGGTCCCTCGACTCCGCTTCGCTCCGCTCGGGATGACGGAATGTGTCGGAGTGGCATCACCTACGCCGCGTCGCGGGCGGCGGCTTTGCGGGCGAGGATGCGCTTGGCCTCGCCGACGAGATGGAAGCTGCCGGTGATGACCAGCAGGTCGTCGTCTGTCAACGCACCGCGGGCCAGTCGCAAGGCGTCCTGCAGCGAACCGGCCGTCTGGCTCATCCGGCCGAAAGCATCGTGGTAGACCTTCTGCAGTTCGCGCGGGTTGGCCGAACGCGGCGAGTCGATCGGGCAGAAGATCACCTTGTCCGCCCCGGCCATGAGCTTGTCGAGCATGGCGTCGGTGTCCTTGTCGGCCGCACAGCCGAAGATGACGACGCTCGCGTCGTATGTGAAGTGCTGCCCGACGGCGCGGAACAACGCGTCGATGCCCGCCGCGTTGTGGGCGGCGTCGGCAATGACGGTCGGCTCGTCGCGAATGACTTCGAGTCGGCCGTCGAAGGTCAGGCCGTCCAAACCCTTCGCACAGGCTTCGCTCGTGATGCCCTCGACGCCGCGGAGGGCCAACTCATCCATCGCGGTGAGCGCCAACCCACAGTTGACTGCCTGGTGCTCGCCCAGCAGCGGCACGGCGAGGTGGTCGAACAGCAGCCGATCCGTCTCGAAGCCGATGCGGTTGTTCCGCCCGAGCATGCGGCTGGCCTCGAAGCGCCATGTGAACTCGACGTCCTCGCCCAGCACGCGGAGGTGAGTCTTGCGCTCTTTGGCCACGTCCTGCAGCACGGCCAGCGTGACCTCGTCCGGCTGGAGG
This genomic stretch from Planctomycetota bacterium harbors:
- a CDS encoding SpoIIE family protein phosphatase, which translates into the protein MARSRAPATNHRANGDASRQSPTLAYESSLVTTRYEHGLETERATLLRRRFLWYTGTILGVSILYSPLSVISLLMSEGLGRLAEVLNLINFVVSFTAFAIAFWYVRRRVRAERLVYHIAFWLIVGSGLLSLVTGRAVGELTVRNPGGSASFQAGFEQGASIGGSVRRTADDDDSPTTQPATATDAPAGGDPATTEAEPAEPVASVPDPPGATAAEDAVASAPAPLVPQGTTASRVLRSILSIVIVSGSLLITHLLACLFLPWTPREAWRPGRVLLAGAFAIVVVDLILGWGGLGYLLGAIVFYPLTILPGIGWCWWRHSAFREKYRLRFVSEQYRQMEQELSGARRVHDSVLPKPRTLGQIRFGYAYEPAREIGGDLVFVHPRKPNPTNPDEPVSVVVLDVAGHGIAAALTVNRLVGELERIFAEQPDVPPDRLMRLLNRYAFLTLARHRAFVTGFAVRVDLSLDKPLQVCGAGHPDAFLCHADDRETSRVGSRAMMLGVLPPDAYEAPLESHAFDDGDALVLYTDGAAEARNIDGDMLRMDGVSEIAASAVREEQEVDRWPHAMLHRVALYRNGPPEDDTLVAVLYRDATSRFDQLASPTTMSDGLVAELV
- a CDS encoding folylpolyglutamate synthase/dihydrofolate synthase family protein codes for the protein MATRSSASSRKRSASFDAAAWLSSLANFEQRPTKPDGQTPHFGLERIEALCDKLGNPHQSVPAVHVAGTKGKGSTCAMTAAMLRACGHRTGLYTSPHLVDVRERIRVLEPTADAKALPQGEMISPSDFDACIEKVAKAAKAAKVTPTYFDALTAAAFVHFAEQELDIMVVEVGLGGRLDSTNVLTPLVSVITPLSLDHTQQLGPTLSHIAREKAGIIKPGVTAITCLQPDEVTLAVLQDVAKERKTHLRVLGEDVEFTWRFEASRMLGRNNRIGFETDRLLFDHLAVPLLGEHQAVNCGLALTAMDELALRGVEGITSEACAKGLDGLTFDGRLEVIRDEPTVIADAAHNAAGIDALFRAVGQHFTYDASVVIFGCAADKDTDAMLDKLMAGADKVIFCPIDSPRSANPRELQKVYHDAFGRMSQTAGSLQDALRLARGALTDDDLLVITGSFHLVGEAKRILARKAAARDAA